In Nitrososphaerota archaeon, the genomic window ATATTTTTTCTTGCATTCTTATCAAAAGAGCATAAATAATCTGTAGAAATTTCTTTGATGGACTATTTTGCAAGTAATGTGCAATACCTTGCTAGAAGTTTTAGATCAGGCGTCATTATGATTAGCGAGCCCTCAAGGTTTGTAGATTCGTTGGAACTTGGGCGGCACGTGCTTTTATGCTACGAAGAGCCAGAGTGGGCCCGTCACTTAGAGTTCCGTATAATTGAAAATGGACTGCTAGAAGGTGAGCACTGCGTTTACGTTTCGATAGAAGATTCGCCAGAGTTTATAGAAAGCCAGATGGAAGATTACGGGATAGATGTGAAGGGTTTCAAGAAAAAGAAGATGCTTCACATACATAAAGTTGCCAGCCCTATTGATGCAAAGAGCGACCTTCCGACAATAGGCGATGTTCTGTCTAAAGTTCCAAAGCCGTACAGGCTGGTTGGAAGGACTTACAAACTAGATTCACAAAAGAAAGTCAAGGCTAACCTGGACATTGAAAAGCAGGGGAGTTTCGCAGCTGCGAAATCAATAATGTTTGTCTGTTCATACGATATGGGCGACATAGATCTCGATCTGCTGCGGCTATGGCTCCCGAGTGTAATGAAGAAACACCATGACGTTATCTTTGCTCCTCGCACAGGTTTTGGAATCGGCATTCCAATGCGGTAATCAACTTATAAAAGAAAACTGACGCAGAACTAACTGATGCAGAAAAATCTGAATCAGCCCTACAAAGTCATCAAAGGGAATCGAGATAACACGATTTCGCTATACCTTATGGATTGCAATAGGGGCATGAAGGAGGTTATAAAAAAGGGAAGTGTTGATGTCGTGGTTACATCCCCTCCATATAACATAGGAAAAGAGTATTCTACTCATGGGGATAATCTGCCCCGCAGAAGCTACCTAGCTTGGATGGAAGAAACAGCGATTAATGTAAAACGCATCTTGGCAGAGGATGGATCTTTCTTCCTCAATGTTGGGAATACCCCTCGCGATCAATGGATAGCTTGGGATGTAGCACAAGCAATAAGGAAGCACTTTGTCCTTCAGAACCTTATTCACTGGGTGAAGTCTATTGCAATCAACAAATCAGATGCTGGAAATCATCCGAATATCATCGCAGATGTTGCTGTCGGGCATTTCAAGCCTATAGTCAGCAGCAGATTCCTGAATGATTGTCATGAGTACATTTTTCATTTTACAAAATCTGGCAATGTTAAGCTGGATAAACTAGCGATTGGAGTTCCGTATCAGGATAAGACGAATATTGGGAGATGGAAATCGGCAAAGCAAGACAGAAGGGACAGAGGGAATGTTTGGTTCATGCCTTACGAAACTATCCAGAATAAAACCCAGCGGCCGCATCCAGCAACTTTTCCTGAAAGGCTCCCTGAAATGTGCATCAGACTGCATGGCATAAGTAGCGGCCTATTGGTTCTTGACCCGTTCCTCGGGATAGGTTCCTCTGCAATTGCTGCGCTACGATTGGGCGTTTTATTTGTGGGATTTGAGATAGATAAAGGATACATGGCTGAAACTATAGATAGGCTTTTTGCAATAGGGCGTGATTAGAAATTCAGATGGACTTTGAGGAAGCCCCAGGCGAGGTTTGAACTCGCGACCTGCTGCTTACGAGGTTCGGCTACAAGATCAGCCGCTCCACCAGGCTGAGCTACTGGGGCACTCCGAAACTTAGAAAATTTTTGAGTTTAAATATATACGGGGGGAGGGTACCCATAGAACTACTATTTTCCTTGAACCAGAGGCAGAAACCTCTTTAGCTCATTAGTCGTTATAACCTTGAGTATCTTCAGGACGCTCTTCAAGCCTAGAGCCTTCATGAGAGCAAAGGAATGGAAGTCGAAATCTCCTTCAAGCGACAATGATTCGAGAACTTCCCCAGAGGAAGCCATGGATGCAAAGATTTCATCGATGTGCTTGTTCTCAAGTTTCTCGAAGATCCTCCTTACCTGCAGTGTAACTGAAAAATCCCTCCCGAACATCGAATCCCACTTTTTCTGATACTCCTGAAGGTATCTGTCGTCTGTTAGCATAATTGCTCTTGCAGATGCCTGCCCAGCAAGTATACCTCCGACCCCTCCGCTGTATATCCCGCCTGCAGTAGTAGGTTTCGTCTGGCCAGCAGAGTCTCCAGCACTGACAACATGACCATCGACAAAACTAGCCAGAGGGCCTCCGACGACTATTGGCGCTGCGATCTTCTTTACGACCGTAGCCTTCTTCCTCTTCACGAATTCGTCAAGGGCCCTGAATGGATTGATGCCGTCGCCAGCCACGCCCACTTTGGCAGTAGTTTCATCAATTGGAATTACCCACGAAAAGAAGCCGGGGGAAACCCTCTGGTCAAGATACAGCTCAACCTTGTGAGTGTCAAACCATGTTCCATGAACTTCGTATTTGGCTGCCTGAATTACACCATTTCTCCTCTTCTTTATCAGAGAACTGCAACCCATAGCATCAATAGCAATCTTGCATGTCGCAATCCCTTCATTAGTTTCGACTTCAACCAATTCATTCTGTTTTACGCCAGTCACTGCTTTTGAAATCTTGATATCGCTGCCATAGCTCCTCGCCGTAGATGCGGCACCCCTGTCAAACTCTGCTCTGTCAAGGACGACGATCTTCTGCTTCCTAGCGTCTATCTCTATCTTTGTCCCGTTTGGAGAATACAGCAATGCTCCATTGATGTAATTCTGAACCGCCCTCTGCTTTGGAACTATCCCCAAAGACGTTATACCTTTTGTGCTGACAAGGCCGTCGCACTTTTCAGGCAGACCAATTTCATTGTGCTCTTCAAATACAGTAACTGAGAGGCCTGTAGCCGCAACCTCTCTGGCCGCTAACAGACCAGCTATGCTGCCGCCCATCACTATCACATCATAGTCTGCATCTACACTCAAGGCAGCTCAAAGCTTATTGTATGGCACTTTTAAGGTATTCAGGACTTGTCACAGGAGTTCAAGCAGGTAATAGCAGTTAGAACCGATATCAAGATGGGCAAAGGAAAGTTAGCGGTTCAGGTAGCCCATGCTGCGGTAGAAGCATCGTCAATAACGAGGAGCAGGAATAGAACATGGCATGATAGATGGAAGGATGAAGGGCAGGCAAAGGTTGCTGTAAAGGTCGGCTCCCTTGGGCAGCTTCACGAATTAAAAAGACTGGCGGAGAAGCTGGACCTTCCAACTGCAATAATCGAGGACAGAGGGCTAACTCAATTGGAGCCTGGTACTACAACGTGCCTTGCCATCGGGCCTGGGCCATCCTCACTAATAGACAAGGTTACTGGAAACCTGAAACTGCTTTAGGGCGTCTTTTTGCAAGAAATAGGGATCGAATGCTATGCTACAGACTCTGCAGGAATTGGCGGCAAGATCAGAGTATCAGCAAATGATTTTGACGTCCAAGAAATCATAGATGATAACATTCTAAATTCGATAAAGAAGGTATATTCCCAGCAGAGGCTTGCAATATTCACTCTTGAAAAGGAGAATATAGACAGCGTGCATGCAGCAAGAATAGTCAGCAAGATATTCAACGCAAAGGTCAGAATACTCGGGCTCAAAGATTCCCGCGCCCATACAACACAATATCTTGCTGTGCGCGCGGCAAGAAACATGCAGCCACAATTGACTAAAGGCGGCATTAAGCTAGGCCTTCTGGGCTATACGGATGAAAACTTCTCTCCTAGAGCTCTTTTGGGCAATATCTTCAAAATCTGGATCAGAAGCGTTGCAAATGCTGGGCAATCGAAGAGATATCTTGAATTACTAAAAGAGTCTTTTGAAGCAAGGAAGATACCGAACTTTTACGGAGATCAAAGGTTCGGAGCGACCAGACCTATTACGCATCTGGTTGGAAGGGCACTTGCGAACGCATCTTTTAGTGATGCCGTAAGAATTCTAGTGGCTGGAGAATCGCCCAACGACAGCGCCCAAGTTTCTGAAGCAAGAAAATCTTTTACAGACGGGAGACTTGAGGAAGCTCTGCAAAGTTTTCCAGAAGGATATGACATAGAAAGAGCGCTTATCCAATCTCTGATCGAAAAACCAGATGATTACGTTGCAGCACTAAGAAAAATCTCGTTAAGAATCAGGAGGCTGTTCTTGGCAGCATATAGCTCATATGTCTTCAACAAGGTGCTCTCAAAGGCTATCGACAATAAAGAAAGTTTAGGAGCTAAGGAGGGCGACATATCTGCAGGCCTGTTCCCAGATTACCGCATATCAATTCCCTCCGTCCATAATGGCAATAAGCCAAACATGATCCCTATGGTACCCACTTTAGGCTACGGATATTACCCGCGAAATGGAAGGTTTGATAAGATTCTGCAGGATGTTATGAAAGTAGAACAAGTTGCTCCAAAGATGTTCTATGTCAAAGAGATGCAGGAAACTAGCCTGCGCACAGGGTTAAGAGCCGCACCGCTTTTGGGAAAGGACCTGACATATCAAATATCCGATTCTGACGCATTCATGAAGTTCTTTCTTGTCAAAGGAGGCTATGCAACGATTCTGCTCAGAGAAGCCATGAAATCGTGATCACTGCAGATAGTATTGATCTTTATCGATTTTGTGCTCAGGGACACCGACGCTGAGCAAGTTATCCTCTATGCCCATGCCTATCTTGGCGACTCTGCCTTGTTCATCGCGACCCTTACCATTGATAAATGTAGAGCTGCCACAGATGGTGTTGAAAGCATACTTCCAATTCGGCCCTGCATGCTTCTCCAGAGTGTTTTCCCCTTCTGGCCAGAACCTCCCGCTCCTGAAGATTATTTGTGAGTCGTCAGACTTTGGGATAACATCGGGAGTTTCCCTCGTTATTGTAAAAACAGCCGTGAAATCCCTAGATTTCTTGACAAGTTCCTTGATTCTTGAAAGGTAGATGATGTCGCCAGTTGTTTTGTTGCTGTCAAAGACAGTAATTCTGGTCTTCAAGTCTTTATCGAGCTTGTAGCGCATCAGGCTCATAGTAGAGGGGATTCCGCTCCCCGCAGACCAGCAGCATATCTCGTTTTCATTTCCTTCAAAGAGTTTCTTCATGAACTTGCCTTGAGGGCCATCGAGGGTGCACAAATCGCCAACCTTAGCCTGCTCCAAGAAGTACGGCGCAAAGACTCCTCTCTCGCTCTTTACCAGAAGCTCGATATGATCTTTTTCGGTAGGAGAAGAAACTGCTGAATATGCCTTTCTTTCTTTTACTCTGACAATCTTGCCA contains:
- the truD gene encoding tRNA pseudouridine(13) synthase TruD, which codes for MQEIGIECYATDSAGIGGKIRVSANDFDVQEIIDDNILNSIKKVYSQQRLAIFTLEKENIDSVHAARIVSKIFNAKVRILGLKDSRAHTTQYLAVRAARNMQPQLTKGGIKLGLLGYTDENFSPRALLGNIFKIWIRSVANAGQSKRYLELLKESFEARKIPNFYGDQRFGATRPITHLVGRALANASFSDAVRILVAGESPNDSAQVSEARKSFTDGRLEEALQSFPEGYDIERALIQSLIEKPDDYVAALRKISLRIRRLFLAAYSSYVFNKVLSKAIDNKESLGAKEGDISAGLFPDYRISIPSVHNGNKPNMIPMVPTLGYGYYPRNGRFDKILQDVMKVEQVAPKMFYVKEMQETSLRTGLRAAPLLGKDLTYQISDSDAFMKFFLVKGGYATILLREAMKS
- a CDS encoding geranylgeranyl reductase family protein, which translates into the protein MSVDADYDVIVMGGSIAGLLAAREVAATGLSVTVFEEHNEIGLPEKCDGLVSTKGITSLGIVPKQRAVQNYINGALLYSPNGTKIEIDARKQKIVVLDRAEFDRGAASTARSYGSDIKISKAVTGVKQNELVEVETNEGIATCKIAIDAMGCSSLIKKRRNGVIQAAKYEVHGTWFDTHKVELYLDQRVSPGFFSWVIPIDETTAKVGVAGDGINPFRALDEFVKRKKATVVKKIAAPIVVGGPLASFVDGHVVSAGDSAGQTKPTTAGGIYSGGVGGILAGQASARAIMLTDDRYLQEYQKKWDSMFGRDFSVTLQVRRIFEKLENKHIDEIFASMASSGEVLESLSLEGDFDFHSFALMKALGLKSVLKILKVITTNELKRFLPLVQGK
- a CDS encoding site-specific DNA-methyltransferase yields the protein MQKNLNQPYKVIKGNRDNTISLYLMDCNRGMKEVIKKGSVDVVVTSPPYNIGKEYSTHGDNLPRRSYLAWMEETAINVKRILAEDGSFFLNVGNTPRDQWIAWDVAQAIRKHFVLQNLIHWVKSIAINKSDAGNHPNIIADVAVGHFKPIVSSRFLNDCHEYIFHFTKSGNVKLDKLAIGVPYQDKTNIGRWKSAKQDRRDRGNVWFMPYETIQNKTQRPHPATFPERLPEMCIRLHGISSGLLVLDPFLGIGSSAIAALRLGVLFVGFEIDKGYMAETIDRLFAIGRD
- a CDS encoding peptidyl-tRNA hydrolase; the encoded protein is MSQEFKQVIAVRTDIKMGKGKLAVQVAHAAVEASSITRSRNRTWHDRWKDEGQAKVAVKVGSLGQLHELKRLAEKLDLPTAIIEDRGLTQLEPGTTTCLAIGPGPSSLIDKVTGNLKLL